The proteins below come from a single Streptomyces tubercidicus genomic window:
- a CDS encoding cellulase family glycosylhydrolase, whose product MRLASRVAPAALAVAALLLGVLPAQAQAHPERAADRAPDRVTVGDRTFIADGQGRALQWRGFNLADKNSRGANAFADIHESDLKDMAARGFNLARLAFFWDDLEPTPGHYDRGYLSKMRRILDWANRYHIKVILDAHQDVYGPHFDSRGVPDWATRDEGLPFTHRPDDWFSEYFEPSVQAAFDHLYKDADLRAAHARMWMTVAAALGRHPALLGYDLMNEPFAKFLEGEDLPTAAARFEATELTELWNRLAHAIRLVDHRSWVFVEPTVIVGLGVPTRMGHIDDPHAGYAPHFYETGMETGADYDPNGTFIPAFEAAISDYPTRHRMPVIVGEWGGNPYVPHASQFVTDMTASLDRFSSGWTWWQWCRGGGYCFLDQTGAAKPNAQLLVQPYARAVAGDPLRFAYDPATRTYTLTFRTRDNAEGPTRITVPRDTYPDGYRVDIQGSKASWDDHAQTVTVRTHGRAGATYRVTISPR is encoded by the coding sequence ATGCGCTTAGCCTCCCGCGTCGCCCCCGCCGCCCTTGCCGTGGCCGCCCTCCTGCTCGGCGTCCTCCCCGCGCAGGCCCAGGCTCACCCCGAACGCGCCGCCGACCGCGCCCCCGACCGGGTCACGGTCGGTGACCGCACCTTCATCGCCGACGGCCAGGGCCGCGCGCTCCAGTGGCGCGGCTTCAACCTCGCCGACAAGAACAGCCGAGGCGCCAACGCGTTCGCCGACATCCACGAGAGCGACCTCAAGGACATGGCCGCCCGGGGCTTCAACCTCGCGCGCCTCGCGTTCTTCTGGGACGACCTCGAACCCACCCCCGGGCACTACGACCGCGGCTACCTCAGCAAGATGCGCCGCATCCTCGACTGGGCCAACCGCTACCACATCAAGGTCATCCTCGACGCCCACCAGGACGTATACGGACCCCACTTCGACTCCCGCGGCGTCCCCGACTGGGCGACCCGCGACGAGGGGCTGCCGTTCACGCACCGACCCGACGACTGGTTCTCCGAGTACTTCGAGCCATCCGTACAGGCCGCCTTTGACCACCTCTACAAGGACGCCGACCTCCGTGCCGCGCACGCTCGCATGTGGATGACGGTCGCCGCCGCCCTGGGCAGGCACCCGGCGCTGCTCGGCTACGACCTGATGAACGAGCCGTTCGCGAAGTTCCTCGAAGGCGAAGACCTCCCCACTGCCGCGGCCCGCTTCGAGGCCACCGAGCTCACCGAGCTGTGGAACCGCCTCGCCCATGCGATCCGCCTGGTCGACCACAGGTCGTGGGTATTCGTCGAACCAACCGTCATCGTCGGTCTCGGCGTTCCCACCCGGATGGGCCACATCGACGACCCGCACGCCGGCTACGCGCCGCACTTCTACGAGACCGGGATGGAAACGGGCGCCGACTACGACCCCAACGGCACCTTCATCCCCGCCTTCGAGGCCGCGATCAGCGACTACCCGACCCGTCACCGCATGCCGGTGATCGTGGGGGAGTGGGGCGGCAATCCCTACGTTCCGCACGCAAGCCAGTTCGTCACCGATATGACGGCCTCCCTGGACCGCTTCTCCAGCGGCTGGACGTGGTGGCAGTGGTGCCGGGGCGGCGGCTACTGCTTCCTCGACCAGACGGGCGCCGCGAAGCCCAACGCCCAACTGCTCGTCCAGCCGTACGCGCGAGCCGTCGCGGGCGACCCGCTCAGGTTCGCCTACGACCCGGCTACCCGCACCTACACGCTCACCTTCCGCACCCGCGACAACGCAGAGGGCCCCACCCGGATCACCGTGCCCAGGGACACCTACCCAGACGGCTACCGCGTCGACATCCAAGGCAGCAAGGCCAGTTGGGACGACCACGCCCAGACCGTCACCGTGCGCACCCACGGCAGGGCCGGAGCCACCTACCGGGTCACGATCAGCCCGAGGTAG
- a CDS encoding MauE/DoxX family redox-associated membrane protein encodes MGGPMELLSAACNVLLVLVFGAAAVGKVRTSASLTAFAEAVVVLGRVPTRRAGAVAKGIVALEAATALLLLIPPLRSTGLLLATVLLAAFTLVVARALRSRVPVSCRCFGGSAGPLGPPQLTRNAVLLLGVLGAAPGALDPGPLVWQAQFTAWLGGAVAALVLVTGEELIALLRRPTAHTTLRH; translated from the coding sequence GTGGGAGGCCCAATGGAACTCCTCTCCGCAGCATGCAACGTGCTGCTCGTTCTCGTGTTCGGAGCCGCTGCCGTGGGCAAGGTCCGTACCTCGGCCTCGCTCACCGCGTTCGCTGAGGCCGTGGTCGTGCTGGGCCGCGTGCCTACCCGGCGGGCGGGCGCCGTGGCCAAGGGCATCGTCGCCCTGGAGGCGGCGACAGCGCTCCTGCTCCTCATCCCGCCGCTCCGGAGCACCGGACTGCTTCTGGCCACCGTCTTGTTGGCTGCCTTCACCCTTGTCGTCGCCCGCGCTCTGCGTTCCCGGGTGCCGGTGTCCTGTCGGTGCTTTGGAGGATCGGCCGGGCCCCTCGGTCCGCCCCAACTCACCCGTAACGCCGTGTTACTCCTTGGCGTTCTGGGCGCAGCCCCCGGGGCGCTGGACCCCGGCCCACTCGTCTGGCAGGCGCAGTTCACCGCCTGGCTCGGCGGTGCGGTGGCCGCGCTCGTCCTCGTGACCGGGGAGGAGCTGATCGCGTTGCTGCGACGGCCAACCGCACATACCACCCTCCGCCACTGA
- a CDS encoding winged helix-turn-helix domain-containing protein, producing the protein MLRLHFTTEDLARVWVTVLGPLAETQLSLWNLQRRDGKALFGGWRARTGPLIRGDGADTAKFLSSPAGGLVDLFTLVGTAGCIGEGLERLSSAADQRLRAEFGVLADTDRLRAQWLYGAMGADRGSVRRLAAALQNCHEAAVAPYWGRISQHLEGELARRGRIMVRGGVGALLDSLRPMAAWNPPVLEIPEYRPYLHPVADFHLAGRPLVLAPSVFCGPVPQLFANPDTAIMVYPALNNPIEAASLWAPADTRHIDAPVPSVLSALLGHTRAVVLCTIADHPACTTTQLARRAGISPASASEHATTLRRAGLTTLTRERKTALHTLTHLGITLLNTNSSSRPAPERRPRGVAAKSHG; encoded by the coding sequence GTGCTGCGGTTGCACTTCACTACAGAGGACCTGGCGCGGGTTTGGGTCACTGTGCTGGGTCCGCTCGCGGAGACACAGTTGAGCTTGTGGAACCTGCAGCGGCGTGACGGAAAGGCGCTGTTCGGCGGCTGGCGTGCGCGCACGGGCCCGCTTATCAGGGGCGACGGGGCGGACACCGCGAAGTTCCTCAGCTCGCCCGCCGGGGGACTGGTGGATCTCTTCACCCTTGTGGGCACGGCCGGTTGTATAGGCGAGGGCTTGGAGCGGCTGAGCAGCGCGGCGGACCAACGGCTGCGCGCGGAGTTCGGCGTACTAGCGGATACGGACAGACTGCGGGCACAGTGGCTTTACGGGGCGATGGGCGCTGACCGCGGGTCCGTGCGCCGGCTCGCCGCCGCATTGCAGAACTGCCACGAGGCGGCCGTGGCCCCGTACTGGGGTCGTATCAGCCAGCACCTGGAGGGCGAATTGGCGCGCCGCGGGCGGATCATGGTGCGGGGCGGGGTGGGGGCACTGCTGGACAGCCTGCGCCCGATGGCCGCGTGGAATCCCCCCGTGCTGGAGATCCCGGAATATCGGCCGTACCTCCACCCGGTGGCCGACTTCCACTTGGCGGGCCGCCCGCTCGTCCTGGCCCCGTCGGTGTTCTGCGGGCCAGTTCCCCAGCTGTTCGCCAACCCCGACACCGCGATCATGGTATATCCGGCCCTGAACAACCCGATCGAGGCAGCCAGCCTCTGGGCCCCCGCCGATACACGCCACATCGATGCACCAGTGCCGTCGGTCCTGTCCGCCCTTCTGGGACATACCAGGGCGGTCGTGCTGTGCACGATAGCCGACCACCCCGCGTGCACCACGACGCAGCTCGCCCGGCGAGCAGGCATCTCACCCGCGAGCGCAAGCGAACACGCCACCACGCTACGCCGTGCCGGGCTCACCACCCTCACCCGGGAGCGGAAAACCGCCCTTCATACGCTGACCCACCTTGGCATCACCCTGCTGAACACCAACAGTTCGTCCCGGCCGGCGCCTGAACGCAGACCCCGGGGAGTGGCCGCAAAGTCGCATGGATGA
- a CDS encoding S26 family signal peptidase yields the protein MPAPLTTAAAIVAPMMLTAFLVRRTCVLLDVSGPSMMPTYRDGDRLLAVRAPRGLIRRGAVVAIRLRTGPGSHDVEDTIEGRPVATCMIKRVVALPGDDVSHHLRATDPAHATSGLIPRVVPLGHVFVLGDHREASRDSRHKGPFPFDQITGVVLCKIRIAGT from the coding sequence GTGCCCGCACCGTTGACCACTGCCGCAGCAATCGTGGCCCCGATGATGCTCACCGCATTCCTCGTACGAAGAACGTGCGTTCTCCTTGACGTCAGCGGCCCCAGCATGATGCCCACCTACCGCGACGGAGACCGACTGCTGGCGGTCAGGGCACCCAGAGGGCTCATACGCCGAGGAGCGGTCGTCGCGATCCGGCTGCGCACAGGTCCCGGCTCCCACGACGTGGAAGACACCATCGAGGGCCGCCCCGTGGCCACCTGCATGATCAAACGTGTCGTGGCGCTCCCCGGGGACGACGTGTCGCATCACCTGCGCGCCACCGACCCAGCACACGCCACCTCCGGCCTCATACCCCGCGTCGTGCCCCTTGGACACGTGTTCGTGCTCGGTGACCACCGTGAGGCCAGCCGCGACTCCCGTCACAAGGGGCCCTTCCCTTTCGACCAGATCACCGGGGTGGTGCTGTGCAAGATCCGCATTGCAGGTACCTAA
- a CDS encoding DUF1059 domain-containing protein, which translates to MRKVIDCRDFPSESGCTLTISGEEEEVVRAASEHAVSVHGHTASAELRDQIRASLKNEMPQHA; encoded by the coding sequence ATGCGCAAGGTGATCGACTGCCGGGATTTCCCCAGCGAATCGGGATGCACGCTCACTATCTCCGGTGAGGAGGAGGAAGTGGTCCGCGCTGCCAGCGAACACGCCGTGTCCGTCCATGGACACACAGCGAGCGCCGAGCTGCGTGACCAGATCAGGGCCTCGCTCAAGAACGAGATGCCTCAGCACGCCTGA
- a CDS encoding ABC transporter ATP-binding protein: protein MIATPADPFEDQRLSRCARLALGLAFRAAPWVLAGHLAVTLISAGLPVVVTWVVKNILDRLANGSGVQDITGPAGLLAVASAVAALAPQVLGYLQARMTRATSLLAQERLHIAVDTFTGLSRFENPEFLDRLRLAQQAGGITPFQVVQTVAGMTRSGVLLIGFIGSLAVLNLYLAAIVALSGLPVLWAEIALSRQRARTYWAISPTERREIFYSTLLSSVEAAKEVRLYGIGGFLRERMLTERRTADSHRELLERKELRVQSVLQITSAVLTGVALVWAVRAAARQDMTVGDVSMLLAAIPAVQGGIGGLARELGQAHHSLVMFHHYVSVIGLGPDIPAPQHPQAAHPLRNAIEFEDVWFRYGDGLPWVLRGVSLRIEAGTAIALVGVNGSGKSTLVKLLCRFYDPTRGRILWDSTDLRDIPPDDLRARIAATFQEPMRYDLSAKENIGIGELSALHAPDRYEEAARFAGVHEDITRLPRGYETLLSRSFWDDDDDGVVLSGGQWQRMGIARLCLRADADLLVLDEPTSSLDPDAEYEIHTRLRAHRAGRTSMLISHRLGAIRDADTIAVLEDGRITERGDHRQLIAQQGTYHRLFTRQSRNYREEVPPVPDKTDPYGDEAALFGGGLGA, encoded by the coding sequence ATGATCGCCACCCCTGCCGACCCGTTCGAAGACCAGCGCTTGAGCCGCTGCGCACGGTTGGCGCTCGGCCTCGCATTCCGCGCCGCCCCCTGGGTGCTGGCCGGCCACTTGGCCGTGACCCTGATCTCGGCCGGACTCCCCGTGGTGGTCACCTGGGTCGTCAAGAACATTCTGGACCGCCTTGCCAACGGCTCCGGCGTGCAGGACATCACCGGTCCGGCGGGGCTCCTCGCCGTCGCCAGTGCGGTCGCGGCCCTCGCACCCCAGGTTCTGGGATACCTCCAGGCCCGGATGACCCGGGCGACCAGCCTGCTGGCGCAGGAGCGGCTGCACATCGCAGTCGACACCTTCACGGGTCTGAGCCGCTTCGAGAACCCGGAGTTCCTCGACCGGCTCAGACTGGCCCAGCAGGCTGGGGGAATCACTCCGTTCCAGGTGGTCCAAACCGTGGCGGGCATGACACGCAGCGGCGTCCTGCTGATCGGCTTCATCGGTTCCCTCGCCGTGCTCAACCTGTACCTGGCTGCCATCGTCGCGCTCTCCGGCCTCCCCGTCCTCTGGGCCGAGATCGCCCTCAGCCGTCAACGTGCCCGCACCTACTGGGCCATCAGCCCCACAGAGCGCCGCGAGATCTTCTACTCCACGCTGCTCAGCAGTGTCGAGGCGGCGAAGGAGGTCAGGCTCTACGGCATCGGTGGGTTTCTCCGGGAGCGCATGCTGACCGAGCGCCGCACCGCCGACAGTCACCGAGAACTGTTGGAACGCAAGGAACTCCGCGTCCAGTCCGTACTCCAGATCACCTCGGCCGTGCTTACCGGAGTGGCCTTGGTCTGGGCGGTGCGCGCCGCCGCGCGGCAGGACATGACGGTCGGGGACGTCTCGATGCTGTTGGCCGCGATCCCCGCCGTGCAGGGCGGCATCGGCGGCCTGGCCCGTGAGCTGGGCCAGGCACACCACTCGCTGGTGATGTTCCACCACTATGTGTCCGTGATCGGGCTCGGCCCCGACATCCCCGCTCCCCAGCACCCCCAGGCCGCCCACCCCCTGCGCAACGCCATCGAGTTCGAGGACGTGTGGTTCCGCTACGGGGACGGGCTGCCCTGGGTACTGCGGGGCGTCAGCCTGCGGATCGAGGCAGGGACGGCCATCGCGCTCGTGGGTGTCAACGGATCCGGAAAGTCCACCCTGGTCAAGCTGCTCTGCCGGTTCTACGACCCGACCCGAGGCCGGATCCTGTGGGACAGCACCGACCTGCGGGACATCCCGCCCGACGACCTCCGCGCGCGCATCGCCGCCACCTTTCAGGAACCCATGCGCTATGACCTCAGCGCGAAGGAGAACATAGGAATCGGCGAACTGAGCGCACTCCACGCGCCCGATCGGTACGAGGAGGCGGCGAGGTTCGCCGGCGTCCACGAGGACATCACCCGGCTACCGCGCGGCTACGAGACGCTGCTGAGCCGCAGCTTCTGGGACGACGACGATGACGGTGTCGTGCTCTCGGGCGGGCAGTGGCAGCGCATGGGGATCGCGCGGCTGTGCCTGCGCGCTGACGCGGACCTGCTGGTCCTGGACGAACCCACATCGAGCCTTGACCCCGACGCCGAGTACGAGATCCACACTCGGCTCCGGGCGCATCGGGCCGGGCGGACCAGCATGCTGATCTCTCACCGGCTGGGTGCGATCAGGGACGCGGACACTATCGCGGTGCTGGAGGACGGCCGGATCACCGAACGCGGCGACCACCGCCAGCTCATCGCCCAACAGGGCACGTACCACCGGTTGTTCACTCGCCAGTCCCGCAACTACCGCGAAGAGGTCCCGCCGGTGCCGGACAAGACGGACCCGTATGGCGACGAGGCCGCACTTTTCGGCGGCGGCCTCGGTGCCTGA